The region CTGAAAGTACATACTTATATATGTTTGCATAATGGTGATAAAGATTTCAAAAAACATTGCTATATAAAATAGCCCAAATTTGTAAATGAGAAAACTGTAGTAAGTTCATGAATAGTAGTTTCGGCTTTCCTTAATgctaatataaataatataatagaCTGCCTTAACTGAAAGGTGAAAATATTAATTGGCAAAGGTCAGATAGTTAAGATTCAACAAGGGGCACCGAAATATTGCAGCAGAATCAAGATTTTacattcgtttttttttttatacaatgttcaagtttaaaaaatcttaCCAGACCAGTCGATATCGTTGATCATGTTGTtcaattggtttttttttgcattataTAACTAAGCTAAGCTACGCACGAGAGACTCGGACTCGGctacttttataaaaaatgtatcatAATCATCTATGCTTTCCAcaatatatagatataggtAGATATATAGTATTACAGTTATTGCAATTAAGAACTCTCGCAAATGTTGTCTTTTTCATAATAGAAACACATCCACTGCGGTTCAGGAAGATTTGCCTAAATTGACGGTAAAATTGagtaaaagaataaaataaatatttgcgaAAAATGTATGCAGATAGATGTCAGTAGTAGTATGTCAGATCGGATAACAAAACACCCAAAACGGATTCAATTGTCTAATctcagagtgtgtgtgtgtgtaaatgAGAAAAGTATGATAATGAACTGCAGAACATTATTTCTCTATTAATTTGTTAGAATAGATTATAGTAATAGACTTAGGATCTCTGGGAAAGACTTCTTACAGGCTAGTGGGGAAAATTATACGCAATATCCAAATAGACAGAGTgatttatataatttacaaTAATGCGAAGGTGCGACATTGTCTCTGCTATCCACTCGATTGGCTGATTGATTCTCTTCATCGTCTACTCCGCCAGGGACCTGGGATCTTTGGCCGCCGTCTCCATCTCCGTATCGCGTCATCCGTGTGCTGTCTATTTATCCGTCGATGATGCATTCATTAGGttctattttaaattatttgcttATGCCATTTTGTTTGAACTGTTAAGCTATTTTTGGGGGATAAAAGACATAGGACATAGTAGAACAATAGATCACTGCAAAGAGTTATACGCATGGGAAACAAGATTTCGTTAGGATATCACGTCATCAGAGTAATCGGCTAATTGGTGgatgtttttgtttgtcaATTGTATATGGAGCAAGGTATTAATAATCGATAATCTCTAAAATAAAGGTTTGGCGTTTTATGCGGTATGGGATACAGGTTCAGCAAAGATACGTAAAGCAAAAAAAACGTGgcaattcaattcaatattCAAATCGATTTATACAAAACACACCCCTCTCTATATAGACTCTTGGTTGATGGACTCACCCCATGCAAGGCACCCGCATCGCCACTTGGACGCAGCATCGTCCACTTCGGCTTCTTCTTCCACTCCCACATGCATTTCCTTCCCGCTTCCGTTGCTCCTCCCCCTCTTGTCCTAATTTCTATCGTGGGATCTCAGTGTTTATCGTTTTTGTGCGATTtcggctgttgctgctggccaGGATACCCGCCATATCCGCCACCAGGATAGCCGCCTGGGTAACCAGCCGGAGGACCACCTTGCCCGCCACCCGGCTGCGGTGCTCCCTGCGACGGTTGCCCGCCAGCTGCAGCCGCAGCTGCGTAATACTGCGAATACTGTGCGTATTGGCTGGGCGTCATGCCTTGGCCATATCCGccagctgctgccgccgccgctgctgctgcagcagctgcCGCAGCCGGGTTGGGTTGTTGCTGGCCGGGATTGGGACCGCCCTGGCCGGGATTCGGAGTGCTGGCCTGGCCACCACCCGGTGCTCCGTTTTGCGGCTGCATTAAAGAAAATGAATTAAGATTGTTTTGGCAGCCGTATTCGCATCGTAGTTACTTTGTTCTTCAGCGTCTTTTCAATGGCCTCTGCCTCCTCGATTTTGCCGACACTGCGATAGTACTCCGCCCATTGGGCACTGTAGTCCGCTCCTCCAGCAGCGTTTCCagcctgctgctgttgttgctgtgattgctgctgttgtggttgctgctgctgctgttgttgctgcggctgctgtgGCTGGGGTTGGGCTGGCCCGGAAACACCGCCCGCCTGTTTCGCCTTCATCTGCTGTTCAATCATCTCAGCTTCTCGGTGGCAGCCCATTTgcctaaaaaaaatgttattttaaaaacatattctCCTCCTTTGCGGCGTCCCTCATACTTGTAGTACTCGATCCACTGTTGGGAGTAGTCCTGACCACCGGCTCCTCCTCCGGCAGCTGCTCCACCCTGATTGGCTGCCATGGCcatttgctgttgctgctgctgtccggaTGGATCCCATCCTTGCTGACCATAGGGACCCCatggctgctgttgctgttggtagGCGCCGGCCGCATTTGGATCTCCTCCCTGCATCGGATTGGGACCACCATAGCCGCCCTGCTGTTGATTGTGGTGGGCGTTGTTGGGACCATTATTGGGACCTATCGGCTTGCGCGAAATCACTGTCAATTCCATGTTTATCTTTTCGGAGATCATTTGGCGAGCGGCCTCCACTTGATCGGTTGTTCCCTTGGACTTGAAAAGCTTCTCATTGGGAGGGTTGCTGGCATTGCGATCCATTTCAGTGTGGGCTCCAGACTGTTGGTTAATAAGCTTAATTGTTTCTCCTCCTCGTCCAATTACGATCTTAAGAAAAGTAcattattttttggaaaaaaattatagaacaAGGGAAGTGAAAACTTACACCACACTTGGAAGCGGGAACCAGGAAGGTAATTTCTTCCCGACCACCTTGGGCGTGATTTACGCCATAACCGTAGCCGTAGTTTGAGTTTCCAGTATCGCCACCACCCGGGGCACCATTACCGCCTCCGTTTCCGTTACGGTTCATACCATTGCGTTGCTGAAAGGGTCCACTGATTATAGAAGCTTGCCGGTTAAAGATATTCAAAGATAGCTTACCATAACATTCTCAATAAGCCCGTCAATGGTTCGCTTGGCATCCTCAACCTGCTGCCGAGTGCCTTGAATCACACATCTTCGATCTCCCATCTCGTCGTTCTTTCCCTGAATGAATTGCAACTTGCAGCCGCACTCCGTCTGTATTTTTCGGATCATGTCGCCGCCTTTTCCAATGACAACTCCCACAGCTATCTTCGGTACAAAGACCTCGACGCTTTCGCCGCCGTTGCCGTTGTTGAAGTTGTTGTAGCCCAGTCCAGGTCCGCCAGGACCACCTCCTCCAGCAGCACCTCGTCCACCCTGCTGCTGAGCCTGGGCATCCTTTTGCGCAATAAGGTCCAGTACCATCTGCTTGGCATGCTCAATCTTTTGTGGGTCGCCGGAGATGCGGAGCGGCTTGATCACTTCCTGGTTGGGACCCTCCTGAATAATTATCATTTTGGCGCCGGTCTTCTCCTGAAGCTGCTTAATGGTGTCGCCACCCTTGCCGATGACAAGACCCACTTTGGCGCCCGGAATCATGATTTCCTGGTACGGCGGATAACCACTCGGTCCAGGGGGCGGCATGTTGATGGTGAGTAACACCTCCACCTGGCCACCGCCTGCGCGATTGGCCATCTGTTGGATCATTTCCCGAGCCTTGGTCACGGTGTCCCTCTGACCGCGTAGCATGATCACGCGCTCCTGGTCCTGCATCATTTGCAGCTTGGCGCCGGATTCCGCCTGAATGTGGGTAATGGTGTCGTTGGCTCCCCGGCCACAGAACCCATTAGCGGCCGACTCTGGGACGCGAATTTGCTCCTCACATGAGGTGCCGGCGGATGCTGCCAATctcgctgccactgccgccgcCTGAGCCATCGCCTGGGTCATACTGGCGCCGCCAGATCCACCAccgcctccacctccaccaccaccaccccctccACTTCCGCTGCTCATGTTGGAGTTGTTGCCTTGACCGTAGTCTGGACTGCCGAAGGAGCGTTTGCAATCAGGTCCGCTATCCCCGTCATCATTGTGGCGCTTGAAGCCGGAACCAcccccgccgccgccgccaccaccaccccccgATCCGGGTCCACCAAATGGAGGCGAGGGTCCGACCTGTCCGACGGGCTGGTTCGGTTGGATCTTGGCTGCAATCTAAAAAGGGATTCAAAGGCATACACACACATGGCTAATCAGtcatttcttcttcttcttcgccCAGCACCGCCTATTACCTGCTTGGCACGCTCTATCGCCTGTGCCAGGGCCTGGGATTGGCTAATGCTGGCCTGCTGCGTCTGGAAGTCACTCATCTTGGTGTTTCACTTTAGTGCCTTCTTTAGTCTccgtttttttaatatttgttttacaATCTACGAACACGATATTCTCCCTCCACGAGTTGAAAATTCAATAACCAAAGGGGGCGAGATTTTGGAAAGCCGCTGCCAAAGTGTGGTACAGTTATTTCaatgtttttctttgtttacTTCCACTTGCCGGTCAGTTAGCTTTAATGCTTACGTTTTTATTTGGCTTTTTTACGGTGTTTTAACACGTATAATCTAATTTTTCAGCGGCCTGCGGTGATTTTTTTCAGCGTCAATTTTTCTTATCCACTTACCAACACTGGAACCAGGAACTGCGAAAATTTTCGCTTGCCGTTTTGTGTTTTCCAGTACTGAATTTTAAAGGGTTGtctttttgtttcaaaaattttaatatttaagatttcTTTGGCAtggttttaataaatttattaatacaTTTCTCTTATACAAGAtaggttttattatttttttttttttttgcattttagctgggatatatttttattatcgaTAGACGCTAAATAGTCGTTGCCGGagcaaaacaatttttcccGATATGGCCACCTTTGGAAATTTCCTTCTTCTTCCCACAATCATCAACCAGAGCACGGCGCTACGACCGTTTATtcttatttaacaaaaaataaacgtaTCTAAAATGGCTTTCGGTGACGTTAAGACCCCCCAAGGACTCAAGGAGTTGAACAACTTCCTGGCCGACAACAGCTACATCAGCGGGTAAGCACGCGGCATGCGAAGTGAGGTTATGTCCAGCTCCACCACGTCGGCATTCTGATTGAAAACTTTCTAACAAACTTTTTTGACTATATTCCAGGTACGCACCAAGCAAGGCCGATCTGTCTGTGTTCGATGCTCTGGGCAAGGCTCCGGCTGGAGACTTTGTGAACGTTGCCCGTTGGTACCGTCACATCGCCTCCTTCGAGGCTGCAGAGCGCTCCGCATGGACTGGAGCTCCTCTGCCCCAGCTGGCTGGTGGTAAGCCCACCGTGGCCGCTCCGGCTAAGCCagctgctgatgatgatgatgatgtcgATCTGTTCGGATCcgacgacgaggaggatgCCGAGGCCGAGCGCATCAAGCAGGAGCGTGTGGCCGCCTACGCCGCCAAGAAGTCCAAGAAGCCCGCCCTTATTGCCAAGTCCTCTGTGCTCCTCGATGTCAAGCCCTGGGATGACGAGACCGACATGAAGGAGATGGAGAACAACGTCCGCACCATCGAGATGGACGGTCTGCTGTGGGGTGCTTCCAAGCTGGTGCCTGTTGGCTACGGCATCAACAAGTTGCAGATCATGTGCGTCATCGAGGATGACAAGGTGTCCATTGATCTGCTGCAGGAAAAGATTGAGGAGTTCGAGGACTTTGTTCAGTCTGTCGACATTGCTGCCTTCAACAAGATCTAAACACTGAGattcatatattttgaataaattcaaTTGAGCAGAGTAACAATATAAAAGATGTTTTAAAGACTATtctttcatatatatattttatcgCAAAGTTCGCagcctaagtcttttgttttttagcttAAGCTACCTCTGATCAGTTTTATCGgtaaagtttatatatttacacGCCCCTCGAAGTATACTTTTAAAGTCTCTTAACTAGCGAGTTGTCTCTCATATCTCATAGATTGCATCTCATCCTCTCCAAAGTTCTCAGCTTGAGTCTTTCGTTTTAGAGCTTTGGGCCGAGCTTTTGATAACAAAAAAGTCAAGCCCCATGTCCGTCAGGTTCAGTTGATCTTCTTCAACCGAACAATTCGCATCAAATATAGTGTAGAAATAAAGGTGTGCAGGTGCCTGCAATTGCAAtcgaaacaaatatttttcggACAAAAAAGTATTAATAGAAATGGCTGCCAACAAGCTGTGCTGCACTCTGGCCATTGGCGCTTTATTGTGCCTGGGATTCGCTGCTCTCATTCAAGCCCAGGGTGAGTcaaaataaatcgaaaactaTAGGTATTATATGGGAGGAACGTTTGAGTTCTTGTTATTGTTACGCTTTAAAATTTGTTACGC is a window of Drosophila bipectinata strain 14024-0381.07 chromosome 2R, DbipHiC1v2, whole genome shotgun sequence DNA encoding:
- the eEF1beta gene encoding probable elongation factor 1-beta; this encodes MAFGDVKTPQGLKELNNFLADNSYISGYAPSKADLSVFDALGKAPAGDFVNVARWYRHIASFEAAERSAWTGAPLPQLAGGKPTVAAPAKPAADDDDDVDLFGSDDEEDAEAERIKQERVAAYAAKKSKKPALIAKSSVLLDVKPWDDETDMKEMENNVRTIEMDGLLWGASKLVPVGYGINKLQIMCVIEDDKVSIDLLQEKIEEFEDFVQSVDIAAFNKI
- the Psi gene encoding far upstream element-binding protein 3 — protein: MSDFQTQQASISQSQALAQAIERAKQIAAKIQPNQPVGQVGPSPPFGGPGSGGGGGGGGGGGSGFKRHNDDGDSGPDCKRSFGSPDYGQGNNSNMSSGSGGGGGGGGGGGGGSGGASMTQAMAQAAAVAARLAASAGTSCEEQIRVPESAANGFCGRGANDTITHIQAESGAKLQMMQDQERVIMLRGQRDTVTKAREMIQQMANRAGGGQVEVLLTINMPPPGPSGYPPYQEIMIPGAKVGLVIGKGGDTIKQLQEKTGAKMIIIQEGPNQEVIKPLRISGDPQKIEHAKQMVLDLIAQKDAQAQQQGGRGAAGGGGPGGPGLGYNNFNNGNGGESVEVFVPKIAVGVVIGKGGDMIRKIQTECGCKLQFIQGKNDEMGDRRCVIQGTRQQVEDAKRTIDGLIENVMQRNGMNRNGNGGGNGAPGGGDTGNSNYGYGYGVNHAQGGREEITFLVPASKCGIVIGRGGETIKLINQQSGAHTEMDRNASNPPNEKLFKSKGTTDQVEAARQMISEKINMELTVISRKPIGPNNGPNNAHHNQQQGGYGGPNPMQGGDPNAAGAYQQQQQPWGPYGQQGWDPSGQQQQQQMAMAANQGGAAAGGGAGGQDYSQQWIEYYKQMGCHREAEMIEQQMKAKQAGGVSGPAQPQPQQPQQQQQQQQPQQQQSQQQQQQAGNAAGGADYSAQWAEYYRSVGKIEEAEAIEKTLKNKPQNGAPGGGQASTPNPGQGGPNPGQQQPNPAAAAAAAAAAAAAAGGYGQGMTPSQYAQYSQYYAAAAAAGGQPSQGAPQPGGGQGGPPAGYPGGYPGGGYGGYPGQQQQPKSHKNDKH